The genomic region tgaacaaacgatagtatctacattaagggggtgGGGGAGTGGACTTAAGCTTACAATGAGtttgccataataatgtggttcaatttcgcatttggtgagaatcgaacctaagaccttacACTTacctcacttataagtgaagatggATACTACGAGATTGTATTACCAAGTGGTATCAAAGTGTTTTCATTTAGTTACtaatatttttactctaaactagactaaacaaaaaggaaagtttgAACCGAGATGCACATGCAATGGgtaggattctctctcctccaaaTTCCCTTTCTCTTCAGTCTCTTCTTATGTTAAAGGACAtaattaagccacgtcaacatcttgtgttgactttttttacaggaagagaaataaaaagagGAAGGTGaggggcgggggggggggggggtggcggAAATGAGATTTGGAGGGGAGACTAGGATTTTCTCCCCACCAATTCCCCCcccttctcttcccttctttcATACTTTTCACTTTGCCCTTCTCTCTCTATGAAGAAGTCAACACAAGaagttgacgtgacttaatcatgaccattcaaatagaatagaagaggagagagaaaagaagaggagagaatcctactccaaatgtaataagatgaagaagaagatattaTCCACTGGTGCAACTCATCACTTATAATTATCAGCGTGTATCTAGTTTACAATATAATTCCAAtgagtaaataatgaaaaaagtAATTTAGTGTAACCTCATGCTTGAATTGTCTATCTTTTGCCAGACAGTTTAAGTACCAACTTCAACCACCCTTTGGCACCACGCTTGGTAAAgggtaataattcaatcatatcTTAATTGCATTCCCTGCAACATTACCACACTACtaattaaagagaaaaatatCTCCACTTTGGCACAAAAGTCCCAACATTGCATCAATTTTATCTCATCTAAGATTTTGGTCCCCATTTTCATAATTACGCTTGGGTGTTGGTAAGAATGTGATTTAACTCCATAAACTAGTATCATCTAAGTGAGACTGAGGTGGAATTCTTATCTTTAAATTAATTTGACAGATTTTTAAAATAGGTGATTTTAAATAAGCTAAAGTCTTTACgtcaaatgaattaaaaaaaatcagaaaataaaaacaagagaAGTGCATAAGGAGTAAACAGGGGCTTGAAAATCACAATATACTTAAAATTTCTTGTATTTTGAAGGTTAATGAAGTTCTCTCTCCAATTGTTATCACACATGGCCTAATGGGATTGAGATTTCCTCCCATTTCAATGTCCAAAGCATAAGGACCTCAAAATCCGGGCACTTTAAGTTTTTGGAGTTTTGTGAGGTAGGTTAATGAGGTGAGCTAATGAGGGTCGTATAATTGAAATTGAGTGATCCGAATTTTGTGATCTTTGAACTCTGGACACTAAGATCCAAAATGAATCTTAATCCAGCCTAATGAGAGTGGAAAAATACTTGTCTATAATGGAGTAGATACATCAACATCATTACAAACCAATTacgtattatatttttttttagtacgtCGATATTTAAGGAAATGGGGAGTTTAGTtaaaccacacaatgggcagcttaatttggtatcgaattcgctattcacgagattcaaacctaagacttctcacttctAAGTAAATAGGAATACCACTAGTATTGAGTGACAATCACGTATTACATTTTAACTATTTTATATACAATTACttgattaatttaaaatattgtcGCAACGACATCTTAATCCTATTGGACTCATTCTCAAGAACGAGCAAAGCCTCTCATATTTGCGCGTATAACTTTTAGCTATGGCAACAGCTTACACATACCAATCCAGCCAGGTAATATATACCGGATGACTTTGCTGAGAAGCGGAAACAGAAACACCACCcacctcttcctctctttctttttccttctattCCTGCAAATCTGCCCAAAGACCTCCACAACAATAAACAATtcaacatctctctctctctctctctctctctctactcatACTTCATCATCCCCATCTCTCAACCTAGCACTTaatctctccatctctctctcctcactttcTCTTTCTAAACATCTTCAGTCTTTGAGTTGAGCATCAATGACAGATATTAAAAATAATGAGAAAAATAAGTAAAGTGATGACAGTCACGTCTCACCCTCCTCCTCCGAAACCTTTCCTTCAATCCAACTCCAACTCCAAACATTTCACAATCCAAATTTAGTCAAAACCCCAATTAATTAGCCCAGCAATCATCACAAAAGACTGCATCTTTTTCCTCCAAAACATGACCGAGGTCCTCCAATCGCCGTCCCCATCTCACTTCCCTTCCCCTTCAAGCTCCTCCACTCCATGTGCTGCTGCTCCACCTACACCCAATGACTCACCATACCCACATGCCCTTTTAGAGGATACCCTCCAGGGGTATTTGGGTTCGGAGGAAGACGAAGAAAACGAAAGCGAagacgaagaggaagaagaggggaAGAGGAAGGAGAGGGACAGAGAGGGTGATCAGCTTTCCCTTGTGACCCTTTTGGTCACTGCTTTCAGGAGGTCTTTGATTGGGTGTAGCAGTACTAATAGTGCAGATAGTGGAAGAGGGAAGCTTTCTTCCATGGAGATTGGGTGGCCTTCGAATGTCAGGCATGTTGCCCATGTCACCTTTGATCGCTTCAATGGGTTTCTTGGATTGCCTGTTGAGCTTGAACCTGAGGTCCCCAGGAGGGCTCCGAGTGCCAGGTCTATTgcaaattttcaatcttttttttgttgggtttttttttttttgccatgtgTAATTCTGTTTTGATTGATGGGTTTTTAACGTTTTCGGTTTCTGATAATTGGGTTTCTTGAAAGTTTTTATCTTGATAAAAATTGAGTTTGTTGAATTTTTATTGGGAATCCCTGCGTTAGGGTTTCATTTGGGGTATTGGGGATAAAGATTTCTAACGTGTTTTCTGGGTGGGTTTTGGAGCTGCattcttttgttcttttatgCCTTGCTGGAAAATTTCGATGATAAATCGTcgttttgttttagtttctgtgtTGGCACATGGCATTATTCTGCTTTGCTTGCTTTGATTCTGCTCCGTAGAaagcttttatttttatttttttcctcctcACAAGACTCACCAATTATTGTACTTTATTCCATTAATTTTATCCTTCAACATGTATCAACAAGGAACAATGGATGCCAATTTTCTGATTACTGTATAATGTCTGTTGTAGTAAAATTTCATCACGATTCAACTCTGTGTGGTGACGatgtgctgtcaaatttgagtaTTGTGATGTTTAATGTGCTTCGTTTTgctcttattttgtttttcccttCTGAATTTCAAATACGTGGAAAATGATTGTCGGTATTCATATTTAAATGCGTGTTTTGTTATGAGTTAAGGAGTTGGTGCCTTGTGTGGCTCAAGTAAGGTGAGAATATGCTTGTGCTGCCAACTATGATCTGCAGTCTATATCTACATGTAATATAGAGAATAAGCACTGGATTCGGCACATTGGCTtcgatgaagaaaaaaattggataCACCTATGTTCTTTATTGATACTTATAGTCTGTCTgttgtatatttatgttttgtttttcattttaacAGCATCAATAAAGTTTCAAGGGTAAGTATTATACTGACATTGATTTCATCTGCAGCGCAAACGTTTTTGGGGTCTCAACAGAGTCTATGCAGCTTTCTTTTGATGCCAGAGGGAACAGTGTCCCAACAATACTTATTTTGATGCAGAGACATTTGTATGCACAAGGGGGTCTGCAGGTATATCACTCTTTTGCTTATATTCATTTCTTACAGTACGTCCGGGGTAGAATGTAATTAGAAGACATAATTTCGGACACTTTGTTAtaattcaaagtttcaaactaTCTTCAATAAAAACTGAAGTTCACTCATACATGCAGGCCGAAGGGATCTTCAGAATTAATGCTGAGAACAGTCAGGAGGAGTACGTCAGGGACCAATTAAATCGGGGAGTGATACCGGAGGGTGTTGACGTGCACTGTTTGGCCGGTCTTATTAAGGTAAGGCTTTACCGTTTGTTAATGACTAGTCTTCTTCTTTGTTCCGTCTTATGGTCATTGCTCCATGTCCCCTTCCACAGTCAACCAAAGGGTGAACTCATCTTTGAACGCTTTCAGTTCACAAAATGACATTTGATGTTAAAATTCATGTACTGTTGCTTCTCAGGCTTGGTTCCGAGAACTTCCAACTGGTGTGTTAGACTCTCTAACACCAGAGCAGGTAATGCAGTCCCAGTCGGAAGAGGAGTGTGCTGAACTTGTTAGGCTCCTACCTCCAACAGAAGCTGCGTTATTGGATTGGGCAGTAAACCTAATGGCTGATGTTGCACAAATGGAACACTTCAACAAGATGAATGCACGCAATATTGCCATGGTGTTTGCACCAAACATGACTCATGTGAGTGAAAACTTTACTGTCTAAAGTTAAAACGCACCCCGATTTCGTGCATAATCTTCATTGTTAGCGACATCCATGCCAACACGTTCTATGTACTAGAGTAGGAGCCAATGTGTTAACTCAAATATCAGGCTATCAATAATCAATGCATTCGGCAATTTTTATGTTCAAAGCTTGAAGATATATAGAATGAATTAGAATGGGATAAGATGAGGTATAATTTTTGGAGAGAGATTTTATTGCAATGCTTGGTTTTCTGTTACATGCTTAATATGTTCTAAGACCGGAAATCAGTCTTGTTATGAATCATCTAGGAAAAACCATTACTAATCTGATAACTACGCGGTGTGATAAATTTCTTCATCCGGTATCTTTTTTCACTTTCCATTTAGGGTTAGATGTGATAGTCTTGTTTCAGCATGTTGTCATGTTTAAGCCACACgttgtcaaattatttttaacaagCCTTTGTAACTTTCGTTTTCCGCAGATGGTAGATCCTTTGACTGCATTGATGTATGCCGTCCAAGTGATGAATTTCCTCAAGACTCTTATTGTCAAGACActaaaagaaagagaggaatcTTTGGTGGAAACAGCCCCTGTACCCCGCCTAGAGCCTTCTGACGAGGATGAGCACCAAAGCACTTTTCAACCATATGACAAAGAGGCCAACGAAGAGGCTAACAAGGAAAATGAGGAGGGCGTATTTGTTGGCGAAGAACCTGATTTAGAGAGCCCCCTTCATTCTACACAAAATGATCCCACAACAGAAAGTGGATCTCAAACTTTTCTATCTTCTATCAAGAATATCATTCCGGGAGGAAACTGGTTTCTGGCAGATAATTGTCCTTGCGAGGTTGTATCCCAAGTTAGCTCTTTGGCAAATGGGCCCCAAGAAGAGGGTTTAACAAGTTCAGGTAGAGAGGCTCAGCCAAACATTAGGAAGATCAAAAGTGGTCAAGCAAGCGGTTCGAATCTGAAGAAGGGGCCCAAGAAGGTAAACGAGCAGCTGCTGATTCAAACTGCTGTGATTGCAGATAAGAGCAAAAGAAGTGGAATTCTTAGCCGCATAAATTCGAGGACGGAGTTGGCTGAAGGTTGGCGTTGAAGAGTGTTCTGGAGGTGTTTTCGGGTGTTGGGGAGATTTGGGTTATTATTGCGTCTCCCATGTGGAAATATTGTGTATGTCTTTGTCTGTATGATGTGATGTGTGTTTTACATTTGTTTGTGGATTAAGCTTCCTAACCTTGTCCCTTGTACACATTTCTCTAACCCATTCTAATATTTTCTGTATTTTCTAGTAGGGACGAGAAATTTAACTTAATATCTTTCACTTACATTTGATGTGAGACTCCTATTCGACACATCCCCTCACATACAAGTTTCGCTAGGCTGTGTTCGGTCTATTTGGTTTGGCCTCGAACTcattcgttttgttttgttgggtTTGCCTCATCATCACTTGAAGATTCAGGTCAGACACTACACGGATccatcaatcaactcttaaggGAAACACCAATTCGGATGACATCATTGGAGGTGTAGATGGAGACTACAAGAGCGTGAAGGAGAGTTGAGACgattataattttattgttattttttttattaaaagcaaTATTCTacattaatatttgatttataaAAAGATTTAAGTTGTATGTGGATTGACACCATACAAGGTATCTGGTTCGATTTTTTAAACGGCAAAACTGAGAACTGAGTTATTTTCGGTTTGATTCAGTTCGATTATTTTCTTCGAATTACCCGTCTGTGCGGGTGGATTCGGGAAATAAGAAAAGTGGGTGGGACTAGTGCCGCTGTTATTGGGTCAAGAAACCCGACCcatattttgtgataaaacccgcCGAGCCCAAAACCCAAACCTCCACAAGTTTCCACCTTTCCTTTCCCCGTCTTTGCTTTCATCGTCGGAGCAAAATCCATGTTTCATAGCAAAATTTCTTCTCTTTGTGCTGATAGACACCAGTTAGATTGCTTGCTTCAGAGGTAACCTAACTTTTTTGATTTGCTTTGCTTTCAATATCGTGGTGTtcaaatcgtgattttttgtgtCACAGATTGTTGTATCACGCATGATTGTATTCAGACGCAGACCATTTTACAGAATGAACATTCATGCCCTCCATAGCAATTTCTGCTCTCTGCTCCCTCTTCAACTTCCTTCTCGAATGTAAGTGTATTTACCACAAAGCCCACAATTTTCAATCACATTTTACTGCTTTTCGAAATCGAATTCTCAAATTTTGCGTCTTAAAAATGATGGGTTTTGCAGGGAAAGTCATTTGTGGTATGTTTTGCCTGAGGAGGTGAAGAGTGAGGGCCTTTTGAATCGGTATTTCGAGCTTCTGTCACCGTCTgagagagagaatgttttgGGCATGCGTGGGATTGAGCTCCAGAAAAGAGCATTGCTTGCCCGGGCGTTGGTTCGCACTACGATTTCGAGATATGTAGGTCACCTAATTTTTGCTTTACAAGTTGAAGAAAATGACTTATTGTGTTGTTTCTTGTTTGTGTGGTTAATGTGGATATATTGTTTAATACTAGATCAGACAGACCATCGAGTTGATCCGAGATCCGTAAAGTTTAAAAAGAACAATCATGGGAAGCCTGAGGTATTGATGTTTAGTGAAAATTTGTGTATACTCTCATTTCCTTGACTTGGTTTTTCTTACAATCATGTTGTTTGAGCTCTTTTTCTGGAGCAAATTTTAATCGTTCTTATAACTGACTTGAGTAGGTAGAGTGGCAAATTGCAGATGGCTGGCAGCCACCACCGTTGCATTTCAACCTCTCTCACACTTCGTCCTTGATAGCTTGTGGTGTAACTGTGGATTCACCGGTATGTATTGAGATTATTCAAGTATACTTATTATGATTGTGCGTAGTGCAGATTGTTATTGAAGAAATTATACTTTGAACCTATGTGAATTGATTCCTATTTTAGATTGGTGTAGATGTGGAAGACAAGCAGCGGAAGTTGAAGAACCATATTTTAGCTTTTGCTCGACGGTACTTTTCTTCTCATGAAGTGGAACATTTATCTTCTATTTCGGACATTGAAATTCAGCGTCAACAGTTTATAAAATTATGgactctcaaggtttgtgagaCTGCTTGAATAATGATAATCCATCAAGTTTCTCTTTTATAGTTGTATGAAATCTTACATTACATGAACACTTGAATTGGTACATGACTGAGGTATAAATGGCAAGCCTGAAAATCTGATAACTTCTGTAAGAAACTTTTGTTTGTAtgattttccaaaaaaatatcCAGAGATTGGTCAAGGGAAAAGAAACTCATAAAAGCACTTATATAGGGATCATATGCAAAGGTGGGGATGAACGATGgaaaacatttgaaattaacTGGGATATCCATAAAATTTAATACGAGCTCACGAATATACTGAAAACGCATAATACCTTCAAGTCTGGGCTCTGTTTTTCTCAAGCATTTCCTTATTGCCATCAATCTCCTTTCTCCTTTCCAGGAGGCATATGTGAAAGCATTGGGAATGGGCTTCTCTGCTTCTCCGTTTAATACCTTCACCATTCGATTGAGGGATGCAGCTAAGAGAGGCATCAATTTATCTGGGGACGTAGATTCTGAGGTATGTCAGAGACTTATAAACAGAAATTTATTGCAACATATTCCATGGGTATCAAACTGAAAGCGTTTTATATAGAGTCCGGGGATAACCCTGGCTGTGAATTGGCTATGAAATTATGAACTATAGTGTTGAAGTACAATGGTCTACTATCGTTATTTTATGGAGTCCGAGGATATTCTCCACCATCTTCACTTTCCGCATATAGCTTATATAAAAATTACTTCTGGTCTAATATTGGTTTTAgtatgcaatttacttatcttgAAGAAGTTTTGGCCTCCCTTTGAACATTCACTCTGTTGTTAGATATCCGAAATAAGTGTTGAACCTTTTGGCCCCGTGAACCTCACAAGAAATTGGCAATTTTCGCTTCTAGAGTTGGCCGGTTCTCATTATGCTGCCATTTGTATGGAAAGACATAAAACCGTTGGAGGTGAGAGTCTTtcactttctttttgtttaatgatttttatttttattgtggatTAATGAAATGATTGAGAAACCAATTCTACTTTATAATTTGAACTATTTGCAGGCAAAGAAAAAGCTCCGATAGAATTGACGGTGCGGAGAACTATTCCGTATGTTGAAGAAGAATGTGTTACAGGAACTGATGCGGCCGTACCAATAGGCGGATTGAATTGTTGATTATTTTTGTAAGTAGTTCTTTCTTTCTACGAACAATGTACCTATATCTTCGTCGTCTTGCTCCACTAGTATCAGGTTTCGTAGCCAGTGATTCTCTTGAACAGTTTGTACTTCAAACCCATGTATTGTCACAGAGAAGTTCCATGAACCCGCTAAATCAGAACCGAGATCATTGGAATTAAGTCGCCCAACACCTGTAGGAAACTTGTTCTCTGGCATTGTGTTTGTGTGTTCAACAGCCAAAAGCCGATGAGGACTTCTAGCCAAGATAGCGACCTTTCACCTCAACTTCTCTCATGATTTCGAGTCCAAAACCTCCTTTTCGAttcaaactttataaacatGACAGTCTCCGCAAACCCTCAGGTTCTTTATCACTACGACTTCGGTCCCTAAGTTACGAGGTATTTTGAGGAGTTCCTCCTTAACCCTTGACGAGCCAAGTCTCTCTTTCAAAAATTCGTTTTCTTATTCTACTACTCAATTTAACGGAAAAGTTGACAAAGTTAACGAAAATGACTACTAGGGCAACAAATGATATAATTCGAGTACATGAGAAACTATTAATGAAGTTCAAGAACGAAAACTAATTTCGTGGTATTGATCATGAATCTTTGCTACAATTTAGCTTGATTTGCTtgtataaaatataaaacaatgTTTTTATCTCCCCCATGGCTATGAGCCTATGAGTACTCGACAAGAATAGGAAGATAAATAGAACATTTTATTTGCGTATTAATCtcgttaaaaaaaattgacaaaattaaagaatttgttCAAGAATTTCAATAGTAAGCATTAAGCACACTATCATAAATGATATTACTATTCTAAGCTTTGCTAAGAGTAAGAAAGAATTTGAATTCGGAACGCTTTGAGTTGTAGAGGCGGAGCTCACAATAATaataagggagttttaatgaaaagcttgcggtactgtttattttaatgaaaaattatatttttacactaaaaagtcaaacctggtattatttattttaccttttattttgtccttattattaaaactcaaagttttcaagtcattttcattagttttccttaagagcaa from Pyrus communis chromosome 9, drPyrComm1.1, whole genome shotgun sequence harbors:
- the LOC137744937 gene encoding uncharacterized protein isoform X1, translating into MIVFRRRPFYRMNIHALHSNFCSLLPLQLPSRMESHLWYVLPEEVKSEGLLNRYFELLSPSERENVLGMRGIELQKRALLARALVRTTISRYTDHRVDPRSVKFKKNNHGKPEVEWQIADGWQPPPLHFNLSHTSSLIACGVTVDSPIGVDVEDKQRKLKNHILAFARRYFSSHEVEHLSSISDIEIQRQQFIKLWTLKEAYVKALGMGFSASPFNTFTIRLRDAAKRGINLSGDVDSEISEISVEPFGPVNLTRNWQFSLLELAGSHYAAICMERHKTVGGKEKAPIELTVRRTIPYVEEECVTGTDAAVPIGGLNC
- the LOC137744936 gene encoding rho GTPase-activating protein 5-like, with product MTEVLQSPSPSHFPSPSSSSTPCAAAPPTPNDSPYPHALLEDTLQGYLGSEEDEENESEDEEEEEGKRKERDREGDQLSLVTLLVTAFRRSLIGCSSTNSADSGRGKLSSMEIGWPSNVRHVAHVTFDRFNGFLGLPVELEPEVPRRAPSASANVFGVSTESMQLSFDARGNSVPTILILMQRHLYAQGGLQAEGIFRINAENSQEEYVRDQLNRGVIPEGVDVHCLAGLIKAWFRELPTGVLDSLTPEQVMQSQSEEECAELVRLLPPTEAALLDWAVNLMADVAQMEHFNKMNARNIAMVFAPNMTHMVDPLTALMYAVQVMNFLKTLIVKTLKEREESLVETAPVPRLEPSDEDEHQSTFQPYDKEANEEANKENEEGVFVGEEPDLESPLHSTQNDPTTESGSQTFLSSIKNIIPGGNWFLADNCPCEVVSQVSSLANGPQEEGLTSSGREAQPNIRKIKSGQASGSNLKKGPKKVNEQLLIQTAVIADKSKRSGILSRINSRTELAEGWR
- the LOC137744937 gene encoding uncharacterized protein isoform X2, with amino-acid sequence MIVFRRRPFYRMNIHALHSNFCSLLPLQLPSRMESHLWYVLPEEVKSEGLLNRYFELLSPSERENVLGMRGIELQKRALLARALVRTTISRYTDHRVDPRSVKFKKNNHGKPEVEWQIADGWQPPPLHFNLSHTSSLIACGVTVDSPIGVDVEDKQRKLKNHILAFARRYFSSHEVEHLSSISDIEIQRQQFIKLWTLKEAYVKALGMGFSASPFNTFTIRLRDAAKRGINLSGDVDSESWPVLIMLPFVWKDIKPLEAKKKLR